TACTTTTGGTGCAGTTTTGCGCATTCGACATGCTATGGCATACGCCATTCATAAGTATTTTAATGATAAAGGATTTTGCTATATCCACACACCTATTATTACCGCTTCCGATGCCGAAGGGGCAGGTGCTATGTTTAAGGTTACCACCCTTGATGTAAATGCTTTACCAAGGACAGAGGACGGTAAAATCAATTGGAGTGAAGATTTCTTTGGTAAAGAAACAAATCTCACAGTATCAGGGCAACTCGAAGGAGAACTAGCAGCTTTAGCCCTTTCGGAGATATACACCTTTGGACCTACATTCCGTGCAGAAAATTCAAATACACCCCGCCACTTAGCTGAGTTTTGGATGATAGAGCCTGAAATGGCCTTTTATGATATCATCGATAATATGAACCTTGCGGAGGATTTTATCAAATATCTAATCAGATACGCCCTTGCAAATTGTATTGATGATCTAGAATTTTTGAATAAGATGTATGATAACGAACTTATCGAAAGATTGAAGTTCGTTATAGATAATCCATTCGAACGCCTAACCTATACTCAAGCAATTGAGATTCTTTTGAAAGTTGACCAAAAATGGGAGTTTCCAGTATTTTGGGGAGTTGATTTACAGGCAGAGCATGAACGTTTTCTTGTTGAGAAACATTTCAAGAAACCTGTAATTCTTACTGATTATCCTAAGGAGATTAAGGCTTTCTACATGAAACAGAACGATGATGGTAAAACGGTTCGTGCTATGGATGTGCTTTTCCCAAAAATTGGAGAAATAATTGGAGGATCGCAAAGAGAAGAAATTTACGAAAAACTCATAAATAAAATCGCAGAAATGCACATCCCCGAAAAAGATATGTGGTGGTATCTAGAAACACGCAAATACGGTACTGCTCCACATAGTGGATTTGGCCTAGGTTTCGAAAGACTCATACTTTTTGTTACAGGAATGAGCAACATCCGTGATGTTATTCCATTCCCACGTACACCTAAAAACTGTGAGTTTTAGTTAATCCTTAAATTATGCTCAAGCAACGACTTCAACAAAAGCTTTTACAAAAGTTATCTCCCCA
Above is a window of Bacteroidales bacterium DNA encoding:
- the asnS gene encoding asparagine--tRNA ligase; protein product: MELKERVKIKELLLNGQIGSSVVAKGWVRTRRGNKSVAFIALNDGSTINNIQVVVDVQNFDENLLKDINTGACIGVKGILVESPGSGQRVEIQAEGVELYGAADATTYPLQKKGHSMEFLREIAHLRPRTNTFGAVLRIRHAMAYAIHKYFNDKGFCYIHTPIITASDAEGAGAMFKVTTLDVNALPRTEDGKINWSEDFFGKETNLTVSGQLEGELAALALSEIYTFGPTFRAENSNTPRHLAEFWMIEPEMAFYDIIDNMNLAEDFIKYLIRYALANCIDDLEFLNKMYDNELIERLKFVIDNPFERLTYTQAIEILLKVDQKWEFPVFWGVDLQAEHERFLVEKHFKKPVILTDYPKEIKAFYMKQNDDGKTVRAMDVLFPKIGEIIGGSQREEIYEKLINKIAEMHIPEKDMWWYLETRKYGTAPHSGFGLGFERLILFVTGMSNIRDVIPFPRTPKNCEF